One Antennarius striatus isolate MH-2024 chromosome 9, ASM4005453v1, whole genome shotgun sequence genomic window, TGTTTAAATTCATTACACCACGACTCCACGAACGTTATGTAAAGGTTTGATGTATCAGATTGCCTCCTTTCAAATTTCAACACTGTTGACCAGTAAAACAGTCCACTCAAACGTGTAAACATGGCTGAAATGTAACCCGTACCTGTACAGGCAGACGCACAGATGACGGCCCAAATGAACTATTTACAAACCAGTTGCCTCTCACATTATTCAAGCAACATTCCGTAAACTCAAAACATTCTTCTCCCAATGTTCCCAGTACTTTGTAATATTTACAACTATCTTTgaagtgttgtgtttttatctgatttactgcatttgaaatgaaaacgaACTGTGTCCTTACATTTCCCCACAAGAAATCCAATTTGACCTGTACTTTGTTAGATTCATAGATGAGCGTTGTTGCAGTCAACCTTAGAAATTCACTCtagacatgaattaaaattctATCAGaccagttctttttttttttttagaattctATTCAGTCAGTTTTTTCTCCAGTTTTATCTTtgacattttctattttctctcctttctcctccttgtccactttcctcccttcctttttCCCTCCCTTCAGCGCCCTGCCGACTATGATGCAGCAAACAGCAATGACGTGAATGATGAAGTAGATGGACATCCAGTAGTTGATGGTGTCAGTGGCCTTCAGCAACACGAAGCCCATGCACATGTAGTCGTAGGCCCTCATCTTCAGGAACCAGTGAACCCAGTCGAAGATGCTCTGTCCACGAGGCCCCAGTTTAACTCGGACAGAGGCCTCCATGGCAGACTCGGCTGCAATGCACAGGGGGATGGTGAGGAAGGAGAGGTAGTAGCCTGCATGTAGTCCATGCCAGTAGGCGCTGATGAACATGGTCCAGCCGGCCCTGAGAGTCACAGACAAACAAGAGAAGTTGAAGTTGAACAAAATCATGACTGTGGGAGttcatgtttttcacttttaattaatttcaggTAGAAAATTAAGACACTAAGCTATGACCAGGATATGagttaatatataaaaataaaataataaaaaacaaatgcatataTGTGCTCTATATTTCAGGAAACAATTTGAATTACCAGTCAGCCTCTGGAGATGCTTACTGATATCTTACAATTGCTGCACACATTAAGTCGTACCTGAGAGTGTAGGATTTGAAGGGGGCATTAGGGTAGATGTAGTGATGCAGCCACCATTGCACTGTCATGTTCCAGTAACGCATGCCGTGCCGGACCTTCACACAGAAGTCGGTGTTGTAACAGTCGATGTTTTGGATGGTCTTGAAGTCATATTTCTCTTCCTCTGCGGGATCAGGACTGAACATGagggaacattttgaaaaagagttttaaaaataagaaaaatgaaataatgatttatGAATGAGCAATCATACACGCAAAGACTTCCCAACATATGATTTAATGTACTTTTCAGTTCCATGCTAACGTACCTATAGTTGACACTGGGGCCTCCTCCAGGTTTAGACAATGCCTTTTCTGGATAGCAGCCCAGACCTGCAATGATGCAGCCAGCCTCGGCTCCACACCACGCTGCAAAGAAACGCATCCTAAACACGAAGAATACTGCTATCATGTAGAACAACCTggtgacagagaaagagaacaatGGAGGAACAATCCTTTAGATTCTGATATGTACATACTTACTTACCTCTATCTTAATAAACAAATAGAGGAATAGCAAACAACACAATTAAACCTAAGTATCTAATAAATCTTCCCGAGTCTGTAATCTTTGACTTGATGGTCATTTTTTCTTAGTTTCCTAAATGGCAGCATTTCTGCATTTATGCGATccttgtttgtttcatttaccTTCCTCTGTAATAGTACAACTACAGTTTACAATCTGTTTGTTGTGGTTCAATAGCGCAAATATACTTGACAATATAACAATACCTATAAAAGAAGTTTCTATCCAGGAAGTCGTCAGTGAGGACGTAGCTCAGTGGAAAGACAGAGTTGACGGCGATGAATGTGGCGCCGTAGACGGGAACAAGCTTCAAACGCTGAAGACACGGCACCCAACCAGGAAGGGCTTGAGGGTTCGGCTGCTTCAGCCAGTCAGCGTACGTTTGAAAGCGAAAGAATGGTCCTGGGAGGAGAAGGGAAGACAACTTAAAGGAGTGTTGAGAAAACAGACATTaagaaacatgtaaaaaaaataggaaagaaaagaaaaaagggccAAGAGGTGAGGAAAGAGAAGGTGTTGATGGATaggagtgaaaaaacaaaaagagccAAGGTACAGGTACGTGGAAaccagatgaaatttcaaacaATATTGAAAATGATGTGGACTCACACAATATTGGACAAGAGGCGGAGAGTGAGACAAAGAGACACACAAGAGTTAGAATTTGTGCAAGAGCAAATCAACTCCAACAACACGAATGAATACAAAtagctcacacacaaacacaagatgaGCGAAATCTCCAGAGACTTACCGGTCATTATACCAATATAACAGTAGCTATAGCACAGAGTGTCGTACAGAGAAGGCTCCTGTGACAGGCCTCCAATCACAGGAGACTTGGCAAAAGAGctaatttcctttttcttctccagaTGGAAAGTTTGCACCTCATTGGCGAGACTCACCATCTAAAATCAGAAAGATTCATCAGCAGTCAACAAACAGACATAAATGTAAAGACATGTTGCTCAACAGTTGATGTATCCACTGCTGAGGCTTTTGTACCTTTAGAGTGAGAAGAAGCTGGACAGCGTTGGCAAAAGGTGTCGGCTGCGGCAGACCGAACCAAGTGACCAGTCGGAAGAAGAGGAGGTAGAGAAACGTCCAACTGAGACTCAACGCCGGGGCAAGCCTGgcagacacagagaggagaCATGAGACTTTCTTACTTATTTTCgtgtttgcaaataaaattgCAATTAGGAAGACATGACAAACATTTATGGGAAAACGAACACTTTTACCTATGCATACtgggatatacagtacataaatctGAAGAACAAGAATGTGCGGGAGATGCCATCCATGTACAAGCACCTCTGCTCAAAGCCTGAATTGAAAGTAAATTAActgatttattatttcagtCGCTTCTAAATGAAAGCATATAGAATTTGCCTGTTTTTTGCTGatgtataattaatttttcatcTTGGGAAATCGTAAAGGTAATTTTTCTCAAATTTTCAACACTTAATTCCTTTTAAAATAACCATACACAAGGAAGTCATTTAGAAATTAATCAACGAAAAAGATAATAATATAGgcctatattatattatattatgttattattataatattattatgttATACTATAATATTATAGGCCTACTGTCTTCACCTTTGCTCTAATAGTGTGTGTCATATAGGGAAATAACCTGAAATGGTAATATTTATGTCTCACCGCCAGCTGCTCTTTATAATGATCCACGTTCCAATCACTGTCACCAAAGAGTGGAGTGTGTGGATCTGACATGTGGCGATGGTCACAGAAAGGCCCAGAAGAAGAGCCGCCACCTGCTTCACTGCCGGACCTGAAATACAAGTAACGATCAACCAAGAAGCCCAACATCATACAAACTCAAGACATGAGATGAAGGACATTAAGCATGCGGACAAACTtaacacatggacacacatcaGAATGTGTATGATCATGAGTATTTTGAGGATTGAGGCtatagatcacatgtgtcaaactcaaggcccgggggccaaatgtggcgcGCCACATTATTTTAAGTGGCCCTTGATAACAAAATGATCAAAAAGAAGTCTGTAAATAAatagagtgtctaaaaataaattggccaaaagtgtgctttaaccAAAAACGAAATTTCCCAAAAAGCCCAGTTTAACTTTGACGAATACATTTTGAACTACGTTAATGTCCTAACatgtttttgatgttatttgcttttattctcttggatagtttgatccttgattgatggagttctgtgggtttcataatgtgacaaattaaaaggatttatgctataacagagaaacaaacaaacatacagttgcatgaACATTCTGTGCGACTGTAATGTCTGTAACTTGAATgagtaatacattcagagttatttaacatttaggagtagttacatttactttacattatactgaattacatttagttacatttattaattacatctggccctttgaggacagcctttATGCTGAtatggccctcggtgaaaatgagtttgacactcctACTGTAGATGAAGGGCAACATCCTcctcattaaaaacatgaagtTAGATAGATATATGCTTTATTTAACCCGAAGGAAATTATGTAGTTACAATGATAGTTTTAGATGTCACCCACCTTGTGAGAATGTATAATTCACAATTTTTGATAATTTCttgttcagcaataaaaaaaGGTAATGCAATAACTGTTAAATGTTATCTTCAAAGAACAGCATTGGCCAGTAGAAATTCAGATCATATATCACCACTTCAGTAAACAGTATAAACGAATAAAAATACTCACTGAGGTAACGAAAGACAAATCCAACAGGAATGGAGGCAGCAAGAATCCCCAAGTAGACCTGCTCATCAGAGGACATTGTTCTGCTGGCACAGAAGTAGAGACGTGGTCACACACAGGCCTACACACCTGCTCAAGAAACACTGAGAACTTCATCcttcttcattcattctttgtATTGTATTCGAAAATATTGTAGTAAAGAAATTAAAGCAGATATGCCTACATTTAAGAGATAATAGACTTGTTTGATTTTACTCTTGTAACTTTACTCTTTAACTGTGACGTTTGCCAGGTTTGTGATGAAGCTTATTGGACTTTAGCTGCAGTAACTATTGCCAGCTCTTTAAGACGTCTTCATACACTGCttggccaaaaaaaaatgttgccacCAAAAAAAAGTCGCATACTCATATTTTGTTGCACCGCCTTTAGCTTTGATTATAGCATGCATTCCCtttgtgtgcagaaaaaaacacagaaaaaacaagaagagtACTTCAAACAAAAAAGTTCGCCCATCCACTTGGTCTAAACTGATTGATGAGACACGCCAAACTCCCAAAACAAGAGTTATTTCAATTCAACAATGCAATATTTTGTCATCAAGGTCTTGCATTGATGGTAGTGGGAGCTGACCTCTGGGCAAAGCCATCACCAGCACATCCTGCAGATTCTCAACGggattaaatctggactctgtggCGGCCAATCCATgtgtgaaaatgatgtctcGTGCTCCCCAAACCACTCCTTAACAATTTCTGCCCAATGAATCAtggcattgtcatcttggaatatgcctgtgccatcagggaagaaataaaatgcattgatggaataacctggtcattcTGCATACTCACGTAGTCAGCTGACCTCATTCTTTGGACACATATTGTTGCTGAACCTGGACCTAACCTGACCGGCAAATTCCAAGAAGATATTGCCATTATTCATTGGGCTGAAACTGTGAAGGAGTGGTTCGgggagcatgagacatcatttttACACATGGATTGACCACCACAGACTCCAGACCTTAAGCCCATTGAGAATCTTGGGCTGGAGATGACTTTGCCTAGCGGTCAGATTCCATCATCAATgaaagatcttgatgaaaaaaacaatgcatcaatggatggaaataactcttgtgatGTTGCAGTAGCTCATCAGAACAATGTCACAGGGAATGCATGAAGTCATCAAAGCTGAATGtggtccaacaaaatatgagagtgTGTGGCTGATTTTAGGTAGCAACAATCTTTTGGCCAGCCAGTCATCTCCATGCGGGTCTTCTGTACTGAGTCGGTTAAGCGGCACACTGTAACATGGAACATTTTGAACGTTTTGCCAAAAGAAATTCGTCTGAATTCCAAAGGATGAAACACTGGTTTCATTTACTGCCTTAGGTGTAAATCCTTAAGTTGGAACTTCAATTGTTTTCTCAGGCGAAGGACGATCAGCCCTCAGACACATTGCCTTTTCTCAGCCACAGATAAACTTAACAAAGTCTAACAGAATAACATGACCATTGACTACTTCATCTCCTTTTGATATGAAAACAAGGCCAAAAACAGCATGTTTTAACAACTCTTAATTCTTGCGCAACAATACTGGCAAGCtacgctaacgttagcatggAGCACAAactaatcattttaatttagtttcgAACAAATAGTCCTTTATGTTGAAAAGCTTTCGATCACTCACGTAACGGATTTAGGACTGGTAAATCCACTTTTATGTACTGCTATATCCGGCAGTGCTGCGTTCTCCACATCATCCTATCGGAATGCGATTTACTTCCTGGTTTGAAATGACGTCACTTAGAGGGGTGTACGGAAGCCGCTACCAGGCTATGGACTGTACCATTTCCTACTGAAAGTGTAGGAAAACATCACCTCCAGTGTAGATACTGGAAATTAATTTATGGATTTTGCTAAAGTGTAACGACCTGTATAAAAATGCAATACACACAATCAACAAGGAAACAAGTATTCTGTTtgaaacaaactttttattgtaaattttcACAGAAGTTATCTCAATACTTCCAGGATGACATCCTTCttaatcctcctcttcatcgtcagctcctccagctccagcctGCCCCTTCTTAGCGTTCTTTCTCTTGACACGGCCTGGGCGTCCACCGCCATATGGAGACCTCAGGGAAAAGTCAATGTGCTTCTGGCTGTCCAAGCGAACCACAAAGGAGGGGATGTTCACCACCTGCTTACGCACACTACCAACACAGAAAATGGAGGGGATTTTTAGATTCCTTGATTCAGAttcaagttcttttttttctgtaagtcATTTTATGCACACATATGCAAGCATTTTTTTGCAGGCTTCATTGACGAGGAATTCTTGACACCACTTTTAGGTCTGACAGTTCATAGTTAAATCATCAGCCTGAGTATTATGTGTAGTAAATACTACAATTGCCCGAGGTGCAATCCTCCATAAACTTACCAAACAACCACAACACTTCTGTGGTCAAGCAGAAGCCCTCAGTGGCAGGATTGGCTCTGGGCAATGTTTACTGACAAGGTATACGGTTTTGATACCGAATTGACCTTGATGAAATTAATTGTTGTCAATGGACAGCATTACGTGTTGATCATCCTCTGATGGAAGACGAAGCATCAACAGTTTCATGAGTCccttaaaaaaaattgtccaatttgttttgtttaagaGACTTGGAACTTACCGAATGTGCCTCTGGCGAATAAGGACACGGGCATGATGGATACTCTTTGCAAGACCCAGCTTGAAGACCTGTGTCTGCAGCCTCCTCTCCAAGAAATCCTCAACCTTCAGACCCAGGATGTAATCAAGCTTCATCTTACCCTCATCCAGCACGCCAATCCTCACCAGACGTCTGAGCAAAGCATTGCCTGGATAAACAAAAGAAGCCATTTATCAATTACGAAAGGAGGCACAAATAGTCCATATGACCATCTGAATACATCGGCCTCATTGACGAGGAATTCTTGACACCACTTTTAAGTCTGACAGTTCATAGTTAAATCATGGGCCAATACACTGATCAAATCTGTATTTGGACTTGTTCTTCCATACCTTCAAACAGACGTTTGGGATCTTTTTCATCAAGAGTCAGCAGCTCTCTGGCAGCTTTGCGAATCTTGGCCAATGTGAACTTGACCCTCCACACCTCACGCTTGTTCCTCAGTCCATACTCGCCTTGAATTAACACAAATCAGGTTACAATCCACATTCCATCCAGGTTTGGCTAAAGCATACAAGTCATACACAAACTTTTAATCAGAAATAATCAAAAACACAGCACACCAATGAGTTTCAACTCCTGGTCGAGACGGGATTTCTCGAAAGGACGACGGGGAGTGACATAAGTCTTGCGACAAACCCAACTTCTAGCAACGGGCATGGCGGCTTAGTAGTGCCTGTAACAAGACATGGGTCAGTCAATGGAAATGAACAGAACACCTAATTATAATGCAGAACTAACACAGCAGCATTCAAATGTGCTTGCCTTTACATTTCACCAACTACGCAAATGCAAAACGACATTGTTAGGCAACTATTACGAGCCTTCATTAATAATTTTCTCAGCGGTTGATAATGAACCTTTCCtgaaactagaaaaaaaattttttttttccatcaaacaTGAAACCTCTATGAAAAACTATCAATTTGCATTTCATGATAGAAAATATCCAATATATGCGTTTAttactccaaaaaaaaacaaaaaaacatgtacttTATAAACCGGTAATTGGTCATTGCTACAACCAGGCCGCAACGTCTCCTCACCACGTTGTTCAACGTGGTAACCTAGCATTAGCTTTAGCGAACCAAAGTAGCTTGCAATATCAATCCAATAGAAGATACGGCGCCAATTACTTGAACAAATCTTTGCTATGAAACTATAATCTCTTCTGCTGCATTCGTTCATTTTAGAGAATGTTCCCAACAATGAATTTTGAGTCGTAGAGTAGCAAGTAGCTAACACCGTACCTGTCTCGCTCAGGCTCGCGCAGAAAAGAGAACGTTAACGGAAGTCTGCTTTTTTCTTATACGACTTCAAAAAACACTACATATCCCGTCATGCCTCTCGTTTCCCGAACGAACGTCGGAGTTTTGATGCTGTTGCTCTCTGTTGGTCGGACCGAGTACTGCAGCGAAAAATACGGACGTCTTCCAGAAGGATTGCTCGTATGTGTTCATTTACTTGTCTGCTGACATATTTATGTCATGTTTAACACTGAAAGATaacttaaattaaaatattagcCTTAATGGAGGAGCTTGTAGGGATTTAATTGGCTGTTCTGGATCCTGGATTTCCTCTTTAAACAAACCCCTGTTGAACATGTTGTTATTGTACAAGTGGTGCACGAGTCATGCTTTACAAAGTGTGTAAGAGTGAAGGTGGCAAGCTCAGAGAGAAGGACATGAGTGACTATTTTTATAACTCTGAAATGAGACCCTGAgcatgtgtttctgtctgtcaggcTGCATGATcaactgatggacacacagacGCTCACTTGCTTTCTTTTTCACTGTACTATACCCTGTCTTTTCTGGACAGGATCTCTGTTGTTTCATGGAccttctttgtcttttcatcCTTTACAACTTCTAAGGTTAAATTGAGTCTTAATCTTTTCTGTCACCCTTTTGGaccttctattttttttctttcttttatcccACTTTGATTGCCTGGTTTCTTGTGTACCAATTAAGCCTTCCTATTCCCCGGCTCTCCGTTTCCTTCTCCTTCCATCTTCCACCGTTCCGTGCTTCCTTGTGCATGGTTTTTGGGATATGCTCTCCTCACCCACAGTGATTCTCCAACCTTATGGACTCCCTGTCTACCCACAGACAACCACATGCTATCCTAGCATAGTTCAGGTAAACTCCTTTTTCTGTCAACTCCAAAATACCATTATCATCCTATGGCACAGGTTTGTGTCCACAAGCCTCCATCATGAAATGTATAGTTTGTTAGAGAGCTTTTGAGTCATTGTCTGAGGTgaataaccatcatcatcagttgCGGATGTGAAATCAGACTAAATGTGTTAATTTGTggataaaatattaaactacAGGCTAAAATAACTAATAAAGTGTGCatcaaaatgattatttttaggTCCTTTCCATTTCAGCAATGTGGCTTCATATGGAGTATATTTTAGTTAAAAATGGCTGCAACAAGCAATTGaatatcaacatcttcaaaacaATTATCTGTCATGCTCTTTAAAACCTAATCTTTtcagttctaaaaaaaaaaatatatatttaaaaaaaattgacagtAAGGCCAACAAACTGTTAAGACACCGTagcaacaggaagaaaacacttaaatcactaaaaataaattgaaaaggAGTTTTTATGTTCCTaggctaagtcacatcttacATTTAAATTAGTTTAAACATATATTCCTTAACTATCTCACGTACAGAAGCAAACACACAGGCCTGATTGTTGCTGGGTGAAGAACACTGATTGTGAAAGGTCTTATTTATTAGATAGCAAGAGCACTTCAGAGGTTATCTTTAGTCATGTGGTCAGAttgttcaaatgtgtgtgtgtgtgtgtgtgtgtgtgtgtgtgtgtgtgtgtgtgtgtgtgtgtgtgtgtgtgtgtgtgtgtgtgtgtgtgtgtgtgtgtgtgtgtgtgtgtgtgtgtgtgtgtgtgtgtgtgtgtgtgtgtctaagtgtCCCTGACATACCATTAATACCACAGTGCATCTGGTCTTTCTCTACCTTGTCCCTGAGCTTCACACCAGCTGTATTTTTAGCTCTCCTCTCTCTTGAGCAGATAATCACCGGAGACCATTCTGCCAGCTACACTGCTCTTTACAATAAACAGCATTTTAAATGGGTGTGAAACCTGCCAATTGTGCATTTAAGTATTGAGTCTTTTAGCATGATCATATTCATGGCTATTTTTTATCCAAGAATATTTAGAAAGGTACtttgagaaaacaaagaagCTTTTCTTGGAGGTGACAGAcgcaaaatacaatttttaaaaatcaagcataaaatatttttttagaaatatattGGCACAGAAATGTTTGTATGATTGAAGTGGAACATCTGTTGGCTATTGTTTGGGGGTTTGGACATAAACCTGGTGCTGGACTTTCATCATTCTTCGCCTTCTGTTTCTTCTCAGTCTCCTCATTGACATCTGCCTGataaaaaacatgttatttacCCAAACTGTAAACTGAAGGATATGGACAGAACAAGCATAAGTAGAAAAAGCAATATTTATTATCATCTAAAAACATACATGTTCACCAACAGTTGCAACGTATCCGGTACTAAAAGGCCACATCTGTATTTAGTGTCTGCTGTGTGTAAATCCTATAGCAGCTGTCCCAGCAGGCTCTTGGCTCGGAGCCGTCGACCTCTGACCACAAACTGACAGCTGAGGAGCGACACGAGAAAAAGAAGGAACAAatggcaaacaaaaaaagcctgCAAGGAGGAAAGGGGGACATGAAGTCTGAACTCTTGCTGATGCTGTGATACTGGATCAGGCACGCTGGCTAGAAGTTCCAGTCTGCGggaatacaaaataaaacacaatggcTGGCAGTGAAACCCAACAGATTGCACTATCTTTACTCATCTATCAGTCACACACTGGTGGTTTCTTGAGATAAACGGAAACAATACACAAACAAGCTGATTTTAAAAGACATGTTGACTGAACTACGATGTGACGGAGAATCGTAGCAGGGCAAAAATCCCTTTTTATTATGTACTTCCCAGAATTAGagagagacaacaacaaatgtGATAACTGCAGGAAAATGTTAGAGTAAATGTTTCCACTTCAATTAAACTTTCCAGTGTAGTTTGCACCGTGCAAACAAGCTGAACTAGGATGGCTAAAAGTGGTAAACAAGCATGCTGAGGTTTGCGTTTAGCCAAAAGAACAGCTGTGCTTTAGTAATTACAGCCTCAGACGGCCCTTGGCATAGATGGAGACTCatggtctctctttttttttacaggttgtacaaaaaatgacaaaaaatacacaacagcaacaaatgGATTCAGTTAAAACCTGTCCTACAATAAATATTACACACATGGCTGCTGTGTCATGTCCTGAGTTTTACATCCACAAGAAAAGCTAAAAACACACTAGTATGGTCCAATACGTCAGTCTAACCTGTGGTGCTCCAGCCGTCCTGTTAGACATCAAAGCTGACATTCAGTGTCTGGTTTATTTTCGTGCTGCCAGCTAGAAGTTAGAATTTGGCTCAAAAGTTTGATCTTGCAACGAATGTCCCCTAAAAGGCTTCCTCAGTTCGTTCCTTGTTGTACCATCTGCTTCTACGTAAATCAAATTATTTGTATCTCTGGAGTCCAAATGCTGATGCAGAGATACATGAGCGCTTATGAAATAGTGATAGTGGAGAGTTTTTAATTATAATGGATCCTTCTAAATCCTAAAGCTGGCTGACAAACTTGTGGTACTTTGCATGTAAGGAGACTCGTGTGTTTATCGGTCTGTTCGGATGCAGATAGGGAAGAGCTCCTCAAGCAGTGTGATCAAATTAAATCACTAATACTGAAATAGCGGAAAGGAGAAATATTTAGTATGATGAGATGTGAAGGTAAATtctatttctttctgtctttaagCTAATAAACTTATCTTAAATACCTTAAATACTTAAAGCTTAAATACCTAAATCTAAACCACACACCAGCACCTCTAAAGCACAATCGAACGCAAAGTTATATCTCAGGAGGAATTTTCCATTCAGAGCATACGCACCATCTTATAAATGTCCACCTGGATCTAATTCTGACAGTTTTTGAGGGAGACTTTAAAGCAGCTGCTTGTAAACATTTGGGGATTTTTCAGGATTGTATTTTCATGAATTGTGCGCCtgtcattgaaatgttttttacgTCTTCTGTGTCTTTGTCTTTAGTCATCTTGGGGGGGAAATTATTCTCACAATGCAAGATATTTACCCACACATTGGCCTCATCTGTATTTTATAAGGTTGTTTCATtgtgcatgaaaaataaaacaaagtacgCATTATTTGAAGTAGTTTTTTTCCCTACTGTAAAGAAGAGAATTTTTTTCTGGTGGACATGACTTGTTTTTATATCACAGGTTATTTCAACAGAAATCACAGAGCAGAACTTGAACAACTGGAAAATAGGTTCAGCATTTAGGCCTCTGAAAGAAGAATTCCTTTTCTCATCTCTGTACCTGTACTCTGAACCGGATCACAGTTCACAGATCTAGACCTGAAATCCAATCTGGATGTGGATCCAGCTGCAAGCTATTTTTCATGATAATTGCAAaaatgggatttaaaaaaaaaagtgaaggaaTGATCTGTAACCAATTGTACTCCGACAATAAATCTCATCAAAATACAGCGACAACATTTGCAGACATCTGGCAGACAAACAACCGAGCCCCTCCACCCCCTGACATGCTGTGTTACTAATGAGGAATTTTCACATTCATTAATGCTGCATCTGGAGGGACGTCTCGATGGAGGCGTGAATGGCGTGAAGGCAATGTGGGTGGGTCAGGGTGTGATTGACAGTTACAGATGACCACAGTTGGTGTGGCCCCTCAGTCCCTTCTGTTCTGGCGATCATGTGATATGATTGGTGGATGAGTAGGACTTATGGTGCAGTAGGCGGGTGGTCATCTGGCATTAAAACATGCTGCAGTTGTTAGTCAATGTGTCAGAGATCAAGGAATGCTCTGAAGGGGTAAGACAATGCTGTAGCTTAAACTGGAGAATCAGTCGTATGAAGTTTTACATCTGTGATTTTTTAGACTAAGAGGTATAATTAGTTTAGTTATCTCGGTTTCTTATTTGAATTATTGaaatttgattgtatttttattgtgatgtaaatgaaacaaggactgcattttgtcatgtgtcGTTTTAAAGCTGTCTGAAGGGCCTTTGCTATGATTTTCATCAATTATTTTGTTAATCGGCTTCAAATCATATTATTTACcggtaaattaaaaaaatcaaacttat contains:
- the mboat7 gene encoding lysophospholipid acyltransferase 7, with protein sequence MSSDEQVYLGILAASIPVGFVFRYLSPAVKQVAALLLGLSVTIATCQIHTLHSLVTVIGTWIIIKSSWRLAPALSLSWTFLYLLFFRLVTWFGLPQPTPFANAVQLLLTLKMVSLANEVQTFHLEKKKEISSFAKSPVIGGLSQEPSLYDTLCYSYCYIGIMTGPFFRFQTYADWLKQPNPQALPGWVPCLQRLKLVPVYGATFIAVNSVFPLSYVLTDDFLDRNFFYRLFYMIAVFFVFRMRFFAAWCGAEAGCIIAGLGCYPEKALSKPGGGPSVNYSPDPAEEEKYDFKTIQNIDCYNTDFCVKVRHGMRYWNMTVQWWLHHYIYPNAPFKSYTLRAGWTMFISAYWHGLHAGYYLSFLTIPLCIAAESAMEASVRVKLGPRGQSIFDWVHWFLKMRAYDYMCMGFVLLKATDTINYWMSIYFIIHVIAVCCIIVGRALKGGKKEGRKVDKEEKGEKIENVKDKTGEKTD
- the rps9 gene encoding small ribosomal subunit protein uS4; translation: MPVARSWVCRKTYVTPRRPFEKSRLDQELKLIGEYGLRNKREVWRVKFTLAKIRKAARELLTLDEKDPKRLFEGNALLRRLVRIGVLDEGKMKLDYILGLKVEDFLERRLQTQVFKLGLAKSIHHARVLIRQRHIRVRKQVVNIPSFVVRLDSQKHIDFSLRSPYGGGRPGRVKRKNAKKGQAGAGGADDEEED